AGACCATCCGCACGGGCTACGGGACTTTATCGAACTGGTGGTACCCATTCTGCAGGAACGAGGCCTCTTCCATCGGGAATACGAAGCGAAAACCCTGCGGGAAAATCTTGAGCTACCAAAACCAGCGTTCCGTACTATTTAGCAGCGCTCCTTCTGTTGCTGTTAGTCAAGCATCCGGCCTGCTGCTACCAGCGGCCCCTTATCTAAAGAAGTTATGTCTACTCCTGTGAACGAGTCCAACCGTCCGGAAAAGCAATCAGTCGCTTATTCCATCTTAGACCTCGCCATCGTCTCGCAAGGCGATACGGTGAAGCAGACCCTCAGCAATTCGTTGGCACTGGCGCAGGCCGCCGAAGCCGCCCACTACACCCGCTACTGGCTGGCCGAACACCATAACTCCGATAACATCGGCAGCAACGCGCCCCCTTGCTCATTGGCTACGTGGCCGAAAATACGACGACCATCCGGGTGGGCTCCGGCGGCATCATGCTGCCTAACCACTCGCCGTTGATTGTGGCCGAGCAATTTGGCACGTTGGCGCAGCTCTATCCGGGCCGCATCGATTTGGGGCTAGGCCGGGCGGTGGGTACCGACTCGCCGACCGCGCAAGCCATCCGGTCGGATTTCATGCAGGCCGCCCAGGCCTTTCCGCAGGAAATTGGTAAGATTCAGACCTACTTCTCCCCCGCCAACCAACAGGCCACCGTGCGCGCCCCTATAGCCGAGGGCACCGAGGTACCGCTCTACATCTTAGGTTCCAGCACCGATAGTGCCCACTTGGCGGCCAAGCTGGGCCTACCCTACGCGTTTGCCAGCCACTTTGCCTCCACGCACCTGCACCAAGCGCTGCAGATTTATCGTAACGAGTTTCAGCCTTCAGCGGCGCTGAGCCAACCGTATACCATCGTGGCCCTCAACGCCTACGTGGCTGATACCGACGAAGAAGCCCAACGACAGTTCACGAGCGTCATCCGCATGTTTGTGGGCATGTTGACGGGGAAAACGAAAGAGCCCTTGCAACCGCCGACTGCCATGACCGAAGAACTAGAAGGCCTGTGGCAGCACCCTTCGGTCTACCAAATGCTCAAGTATTCTTTTGTCGGCAGCAAGCAAACTGTCAAGCAGCAGCTACAAGCCTTTCTGGTTGAAACGCAGGCCGATGAGCTCATCACTGCTTCCAGCATGTACGCCCTGGAAGACCGACTCAAATCCATCCGGTTGTTTGGGGAAATTATGGCGGAGCTGAATGCGTCGGTTAGCCACTCCGTCGCTTTGGTTGAAGGCCCAAGCCAAACCGATGAGTAGCCGCTGAGGAAGGTAGTGCGAGCGTCAAGTGAAGCAAAAAGAATATGAAGTATCTTGTTCTAAAATAAGGTGGCACTGACTGGTAGCACGATCACCCAAGTCCTATTGCTGACCAACTTGTGCTTGCTATTTCAATAGTCCAATTGCCTGCGGGTCAATTACCCTCGATAAGGGGCCCTTATCGCAAGGGTTGGTCGCACCAACTATGGAATTGTGGGTGTTACCTTTCGGCATCCTAGTCCAGGTCCTCTGGCACAAGATTCCCTAAAACCCGGCGCATTACCCCGTATTGTTGACCGGTTCCCTCGTGCGCTGTTTGCCGGCAGAGCCATCAAAAAAGCGTCCCCTGTTTCAAGCAGGAGACGCTTTTCATGGATCGCCGCTGCTTAGGGCGCAACGACCAGGCGCACGGATTCGCGCTGGTCCCCGACCAGCAGCACGCAGGTGTACAAGCCTGCCGGCATCTTTTCACCCGCCAACGACAGCTCGTAGAGCTGCCCGCGGCGCACCGAACCCTGATAGAGGGTGGCGACCGACTCGCCGAATTGATTGTAGACTGCCACCTGCGCCGCCCCTTCCTGCGCCGGACGGAAGCGCACCGTGGCCGGGCCGGTCACCGGATTGGGATATAGCGTCAAGGGCAGCTCCGTCGCCGGGGCTGGTACCAAGAAGGGGGGCGCTTCTCGACCAGCCAGCGCACTACTCGGCTGCACATACTTAAGCGTGGCGAAGTCGATGCCCGTGCCCTGGCCCGTGGAGAGACCGGTCACGTACACGTTAGCGGCCGCATCGACGGCTAGGCGAGCGGTCTGCTCGGTGCCGTTCCCCGGTCCATTGTAGCGCGCTTCCCATACCAACTGGCCCGTGGGCGCGTGCTTGCGGGTCAGCAAATCCGAGTTGCCGCTGCTCTCACGGCTGTCGCTCGTGCAGACCGAGTACACGTTGTCGGCCCCGTCTACGGCCACGTCGCTCGGGCCGCTGCTGCCGGCAAAGCGGGCTTCCCAGAGTTGCTGGCCGCTACCGGCGGCATACTTGAGCAGGGCGCACTGCGAGGGAACGCTCAAACTCGCGGCCCCGCCCAGCACCAACGCGTTGCCGGCCCCGTCCACGGTCAGCGCGTACGTCGAGCCCCGGCGTAAAAGGCGGCCCAGAGCTGCTGGCCGCTGGCCGAATACTTCACCGTGGCCGAGCCGCTCACCCCGCCGGGTACAGTCACCGACACGTTGCCGGTCACCAGCACGTTGCCCGCCCCGTCCAGCGCTACTTCCCGCGCCTGATCCGAGCTGTTGCCGGGCCCGTTGTAGCGGGCCACCCACTGCTGCTGCCCGGTCGGCGAGTACTTGACCGTCGTGTAGTCCCGGCTGGTGTTCACCCCTCCGAGGAGCCCGTCACGACCACATAGCCCGCCGCGTCCACGGCCACACTCTGGGCCACATCACTGCCATTGGCCGGGCCGTTGTAGCGCGCCTGCCAGAGTGGCTGGCCACTCGGGGAGTACTTGAGCGTGAGATAGTCGTAGTTGGTGCCGAGGCCGGTGGAGAAGCCGGTGACAAGCACGTTGCCCGCCGCGTCGAGGGCCAGGTCGCTGCCAAAATCGCCACTGCCAACCGGGTCGGGACCATCATAGCGCGCCACCCACAGTTGCTGGCCGGTCGGCGAATACTTGATGGTGGCCACGTCGCGGTTCGGGCTCGTATCGCCCCCGATCCCGGCCGAGGTGCCCGTTACGTACACGTTGCCGGCCGCGTCCACGGCCACGGCCAGCGGCATCTCGTAGCCGGGGGAGGGCCCACTATAGCGCGCCTCCCAGAGCTGCTGACCGCTGGGCGCGTACTTGAGGGTCAGGTAATCATTGCTGCGGCCATCTACTAGGTCGGGGGCAGTGCCCGTCACGTACACGTTGCCGGCCGCATCCACGGCCAGGTCGGTGGGCGCCTCCGCGCTTTGTGCGAACGGACTCGCGTAGCGGGCGCGCCACGTGAGCTGGCCGGTAGCCGAATAGCGAAGCGTGGCGTAGTCCGTATCGCTCGAGCTAAGCACCACCGACCCGGTGACAGCCACGTTGCCCGCCGCATCGACCGCCAGGCCGGTCGGTGCCTGCGACTCGCCGTTAGGGCCCAGGGCCCGCACCTGCCACAGGGCCTGCCCACTCGCGCCGGCGTAGCGGACGGTGGCGTATTCGCTCTGACCCTGCGCGTTGAAGGAGCGGCCGGTGACGGTTACGTTGCCCTGGCCATCGACGGCCACCTCCCGGGCTTCGTCGTAGCCGCCATCCGGGCCATTATAGCGCGCTTGCCACTGGGGTGCCCCGCTCGCGGTGGCATACTTAAGCGTGAGGTAATCCCAGTTCTGGTTGCCTGTGTCGGCGTAGCCGGTCACCAGCACGTTGCCTGCGGCGTCGGTTGTGAGGGCCGTGGCTTCGTCGTAGCCGTTGCCCCCCCGTTGTAGCGGCTCACCCACTGTTGCTGGCCGTTGGTACGAGCATACTTGACCGTGGCGTAGTCGTACTGGCCACTGCCGGTCTCACTGGTGCCGGTCACGATTACGTTGCCCGTGGCATCTACCGTCAGGTCCCGCGCCAGATCGTAGCCCGTGCCGGGCCCGTTGTAGAGCGCTCGCCACAAGCCCTGCCCGCTGGTGCCAGCGAACTTGACGGTGGCATACTCGCTCTGCGTGCTCGCATACGAAGTGCCGGTTACGTACACGTCCCCCGCCGCGTCCACGCCCACGGCCTCGGGCACATCGGCGTTGGCCGTCACGCCCGTGTAGCGTCCTTCGGCGCGCAGCTCTCCGGTAGCGCGGTAGACCACCACCCCGTAATCGTAGCCGGTTTGGGCCGTGCCCTGCGAGGTGCCGGTCACAGCCACATTTCCTAGGGCGTCCACCGCCAAGGCCGTGGCCACGTCGTCGCCGCCCGCGGGCGCGTTGTAACGCGCTTGCCATACCGGCTGGCCATTCGGCGAATACTTGAGGGTGAGATAATCGTAGTTGCTGCCATTGAAGGAGTAGCCCGTTACCAGCACGTTGCCGCTCGCGTCTACCGCCAGGGCGGTCGCTATTTCATCGCCGCCCGCGGGCCCATTGTAGCGCGCTTCCCACAGCTGCTGGCCGTTGGGCGCGTACTTGACGGTGGCATAGTCGTAGCTGGCAGCCTGATAAGCGTAGCCCGTGACGTAGACGTTGCCGGTCGCGTCGGTGGCCACGGCCGTGGCCCCGTCAAAGCCACTGTTGCGCCCCCCCGTATAGCGCGCCACCCAGGCTTGCTGCACGGTCTCCGTGCTCAGGCGCTGGCCGGGAGCGGGCCGGGGCGCACTACCCTTGGCCCGGGGGCGCAGGCCGTCCGCGTCGGCTGGGAGCAGGGGTAGCGCGTGGCGCAAGGCGGGCGCACCGGCCGGTAGACGCAGATGGGCCGGTAAGTGGGGTCTAACGGGCTGCGGGCGGGTTGCGGCCGTCGGAGCAATCTGCGCCTGCGCGGCGGGCAGGGCCAACAGCAGGCCGGCCGCGAACGCGAGAAACGGGGTACGTGGGTGTTTCATAGCAAAAAGGGGAAAGAAGATAATCGGACAACCTCGTCCGGCTCTCCCAAGGAGAGTCCCGGCCGGAAAAGGCCCGGAACTAGCTGCCCGTCGGAGCCAGCATAGGGCTATCCGAATATAGGATGCGCAACCGGAAGGAGCCGGTATAAAAGCTTGGCTTTTCGGTTGCCGTTGAAAGGCCTTGTCTGCCTGTCAGAACCTAACGAAAACAGCGGTGGAGGCCCCTTTCTTCGCCACGCACGAAAAGGAGAGCAGCTGTTGTGGCGGGTAGTCCAGGACATTTCCTTGCCGTTGCAACCTTGGCCCTTCAGTGATTAGTATAAGCGTTAAAGCAGATAGCCTGGCAAACAAAGGCGACGGTGCTTCAGCCCTTTTTAGTCAAGAGCTAGCCCCCCTCTTACTAGCGTTTTGACTTAATTGTCATTTTACAATTGTGCGTTTCACACCTGTCCAGGTGGGCTGGAGGCAGTTGTTGAGCGCCACCTAAATAGACGAGTAGCAAAGGCACACTAGTTCAGGAAAACGGCAACAATGGCGGGAATGAAGAACACAGCCACGATCCTGAGATTGAGCAAGAACACGCGTCGGTAGCGCCGGGCTTGGGCGAGGCGTGGCCGCGTAAAGGTGCCCGAGGGAGCGCCCCATAGCGTCAGCCCAAACAACGGAACGCCTAGAAACAGTGCCCCGTAGAGATAGGTGGCAAGGACCTCACAATACTGGTGCCGGATATTGCACAATCCAATCGTGAGCAGGCCAAAGAGATTCAAACTCAGATTCAGGTATAACGCCGGCCAGGCGAAGGGCGCTGGGGTAGCCATAAGACCGTAGTGGGAAAAATGAGCAAGAGGAAGGCGCCGCTTATCGGTTCAACGGTCGCACTGGTACGACGCCCGATGGGCATGCGCTTACTATTTCGCCTGTCGAGTGTATTGCCTTTCTATTCCCCCGGTAAGGGGCCTTTACTGGGAGGGGCTATACTAGAATGAGGTACTTATCGGCGTAAGATGCCTAAATACTCCACCCAGGGGCCAACCGCAGCTTGGTACTGAGTGGCCATGATCCGGGCAATCTGACTTAGGTGGTTTAGGTCGTGCACCACCCACGTGGCTACTAACTGGGATAAGGTGACTTCACCAAGTGCCGGGTGCAAGCCGGTTTTGGACATATCTGCAGGCGTAAACTGAATAGCGTACAGGCGCGTTAGGCTGCGCGCGCGCAGGGTGCTGAACTCGTCCAGCAGTGCCGACAAGGGCTGCCCTGAAACTGGGCTAGACGGTCAAATGGGACAAACGTTTTGTCGGCCTGCTCCGACAACATGATTTCCAGGCGGGGCAGCCAGTCGGTTTTTTCGCCGTGGATCAGGTGACCAACTACGTCGTAGACGCTCCAGGTTTGCCCGCCTTCCGTCACCCGCGTCCATTCCGGTGAAAGACCCTGCAGCAGTGTCTGCAGCGTAGGCGGCGTGCGCTCCAGAATTTCGCAGGCGCGAGATAAATCAAGTTCCATAGCGTTGCTGGCGGGTGACAGGAAGAAGCGAGTTTAGCCAATAAAGTAAACTAAGTAAGCGGTTAACAACCGGATTGCGTTCCGTCAGCCATCGGCACGCGTATGGTCATCGGAGCAAGTATTCCTTAGGCGATAGCGTACCCTAGGGTATCGTCAAATTCACTTCCTTCCCAAAACTGGCTAAACATTTACGATTTATGTACCACTTCCTGCTCTAGTTCCGTGGGCACGACCACGATGCCATGCTGAAGGAGAGAGCGTTTCCGACTATAGAGAAAGTACACGGCAATGCCGAGCAGCATCCAGCTAGTAGCCACTTTTAACGTAAACGCGTCGAGGGCCACAATGAGCAGGGTGCAGAGCAGGGCTCCGAGGAAGGGCACCAGCGGAAAGCGGGGCGACGAGAGCGGCGCCCGAAACGGGCGCGGCTGGTTGGGGTGGGAGCGCCGCATCAGCCACACGCCCACGCTCACTAGCACAAAGGCCAGCAAGGTG
This window of the Hymenobacter volaticus genome carries:
- a CDS encoding DinB family protein, giving the protein MSALLDEFSTLRARSLTRLYAIQFTPADMSKTGLHPALGEVTLSQLVATWVVHDLNHLSQIARIMATQYQAAVGPWVEYLGILRR
- a CDS encoding SBBP repeat-containing protein is translated as MNTSRDYTTVKYSPTGQQQWVARYNGPGNSSDQAREVALDGAGNVLVTGNVSVTVPGGVSGSATVKYSASGQQLWAAFYAGARRTR